The following coding sequences lie in one Arachis stenosperma cultivar V10309 chromosome 5, arast.V10309.gnm1.PFL2, whole genome shotgun sequence genomic window:
- the LOC130980939 gene encoding uncharacterized protein LOC130980939: protein MTGRSGETSSSFDSEPEKTFLRLRREARGKGIVGEEPVEKDLTTTMEDEAHEDVGGGAGNQAGQERRVLGSYINPNLGNCGNSILKPTIHANNFELKPQLITLVQNNCSYGGGAQEDPNQHLNTFLRICNTVKSNSVHPDTYKLLLFPFSLRDKATKWLESFSKESLTTWEDVVNKFIVRFYPPQRINRLRAEVQTFRQLDGETLYEAWERFKDLTRKYPPDMFNEWVQLHIIYEGLTYESKKVVDHSSGGLLNKKKTIEEAIDIIETVAENDYFYASERGQKKGVLELNSMDALFAQNKAIAAQLAALTKKMENNQVVVVQVQAPPQEEHEPEVECEQANYVHNPSQPPYDPEAAIAQLSSQLTGVISTLLERQAQAEKKIDANQEEYMSNLKNQGAAISKLEAQVGFLSKQILMPTHTFPSDTMANPRGECKAITLRSGKVIEEAT, encoded by the exons atgacaggtagaagtGGAGAGACTTCATCCTCTTTTGATAGTGAACCTGAGAAAACCTTCCTTAGATTGAGGAGGGAGGCTAGAGGCAAGGGCATAGTTGGAGAAGAACCAGTAGAAAAAGATCTAACAACCACCATGGAAGACGAAGCACACGAAGACGTTGGAGGAGGAGCTGGAAATcaagctgggcaagaaaggagagtcTTAGGCTCCTATATCAACCCAAATCTAGGAAACTGTGGCAACAGCATCCTCAAGCCAACAAtccatgccaacaactttgagttgaaacctcaactCATCACACTAGTCCAGAATAACTGTTCATatggaggaggtgctcaagaagatccaaatcaacatctcaACACATTCTTGAGAATATGCAATACTGTAAAGTCCAATAGTGTACACCCTGACACCTACAAACTACTTttgttccctttctcactcagAGATAAGGCAACAAAGTGGTTAGAATCATTCTCCAAGGAGAGCCTAACCACATGGGAAGATGTTGTGAACAAATTTATAGTGAGATTTTACCCTCCACAGAGGATCAACAGGCTAAGAGCTGAGGTGCAAACCTTTAGACAGCTAGATGGTGAAACACTCTATGAGGCctgggagaggttcaaagatCTAACAAGAAAATACCCACCAGATATGTTTAATGAGTGGGTGCAGCTCCACATTATCTATGAAGGATTAACCTATGAATCGAAGAAGGTGGTAGATCACTCTTCAGGGGGTTTACTCAATAAGAAAAAGACCATTGAGGAAGCCATAGATATCATtgaaactgtagctgagaatgactacttctatgcttcagAAAGAGGCCAAAAAAAAGGGGTGCTGGAACTCAATTCTATGGATGCCCTGTTTGCACAAAACAAGGCAATTGCAGCACAATTGGCAGCCTTAACCAAGAAAATGGAAAACAATCAAGTTGTAGTTGTCCAAGTTCAAGCACCACCCCAAGAAGAACATGAACCAGAAGTTGAATGTGAGCAAGCAAACTATGTGCATAACCCCTCTCAACCACCATATGACCCAg AGGCCGCAATAGCACAGCTCTCATCACAGCTCACAGGGGTTATTTCCACCCTCTTGGAAAGGCAAGCACAAGCTGAAAAGAAGATAGATGCCAACCAAGAAGAATACATGTCGAATTTGAAGAACCAAGGTGCAGCAATCTCAAagctggaagcacaagtggggtTCTTATCCAAGCAAATCCTAATGCCTACACACACATTTCCAAGTGACACCATGGCCAACCCAAGAGgggagtgcaaggccatcacacTTAGAAGCGGAAAAGTGATAGAAGAAGCCACCTAA
- the LOC130980940 gene encoding uncharacterized protein LOC130980940 has product MPLYAKFLKEIMTRKSNWGEKETVVLTEECSAIIQKKLPQKMKDPGSFQIPCIIGDITIEKALCDLGASINLMSLNMMSRMRIEEAKPIRMALQLADRTFKFPHGVVEDLLVKVGEFIFPANFVVMDMEEEANTSIILGRPFLATTGAIVDMQKGELVLRLHEEKMVFNVFKAMSYPKEAIGECMMVDTIEQIVQEVLEEEQYEVSMELEQQAPREEPPQGTMESSIMTNHKDKNGEEAPKLEQKTLPPSLKYAYLGDKNTYPLIINSSLCKEQERSSSKC; this is encoded by the coding sequence atgcccctcTACGCAAAGTTCCTGAAGGAGATCATGACAAGAAAAAGCAACTGGGGAGAAAAGGAGACTGTAGTCCTAACTGAGGAATGTAGTGCCATCATACAAAAGAAACTCCCCCAGAAAATGAAGGACCCAGGGAGCTTCcaaatcccctgcatcataggggataTCACTATTGAAAAGGCTTTATGTGACTTGGGGGCTAGCATAAATCTCATGTCCTTGAACATGATGAGTAGGATGAGAattgaggaagccaaaccaATAAGAATGGCACTCCAACTAGCTGACAGAACATTCAAGTTTCCACATGGAGTGGTGGAAGATTTATTGGTGAAGGTGGGAGAATTCATCTTCCCAGCTAACTTTGTTGTGATGGATATGGAAGAAGAGGCAAACACTTCAATTATCCTAGGAAGGCCATTCCTAGCTACTACTGGAGCCATCGTTGATATGCAAAAAGGAGAACTAGTCTTGAGATTACATGAGGAAAAGATGGTCTTCAATGTCTTCAAGGCAATGAGTTATCCCAAGGAAGCAATAGGAGAATGCATGATGGTGGACACCATAGAACAAATAGTCCAAGAAGTCTTGGAAGAAGAGCAATATGAAGTAAGTATGGAATTGGAGCAACAAGCACCACGTGAAGAACCACCACAAGGAACCATGGAAAGTTCAATCATGACAAACCACAAAGACAAGAATGGAGAAGAGGCACCAAAACTAGAGCAAAAAACCCTACCTCCAAGCTTGAAATACGCCTATCTAGGTGACAAGAACACCTACCCATTGATCATCAACTCAAGCTTGTGTAAGGAGCAAGAGAGGAGCTCATCCAAGTGCTGA